The Cryobacterium sp. SO1 genomic sequence GACTCGGTGGATGTCGACGTGAGACAGTCCGCTTCGGCCGTGGGCTATTCGACCTGGTCACGGTTCTGGCAGGTGGAACTTCCGCTGGCCGGACCGGTGCTTCTGGCCGGCATGCGAGTGGTCGCCGTCAGCACCGTCAGCCTCGTCACCGTCGGAGCAGTGATCGGCGTGCAGAGCCTGGGCAGCCTCTTCACCGACGGGTTCCAGCGTGGAATCCAGGCCGAGATCATCGCCGGGCTCATCGCCACGGTCAGCCTGGCTCTGCTCTTCGACGGTGCTCTCGTGCTCGCCGGGCGGGTACTGATGCCGTGGACGCGGCGGATCACTCCGGCCAAGCCGAGTACGCCTGTCGAGGTGAGCGCCGCATGAACCTCTTCGCCAGCGCCATCGACTGGATCCTCGACCCGGCCAACTATGTCGGACTGAACGCGATCCCGCTGCGGATCGGCCAGCATCTCGTCTTCTCCCTCGTCACCGTGCTGATCGCGTCGGCGATCGCGATCCCACTCGGCTACCTCATCGGCCACACCGGTCGGGGCCGCGAACTCGCGGTTTCGACGTCTGGAGGCCTGCGGGCCATCCCGACCCTTGGCCTGCTCACCCTGGTGGCTCTCTGGGTGGGCATCGGCGTCGTGGCCCCGTATGTGGCACTGACGGTGCTGGCGATTCCGCCCATCCTGGCCGGTGCCTACACCGGCTTCGAGGCGATCGACCGGCGCACCGTCGATGCTGCCCGAGCCGTTGGCATGTCGGAGCTGCAGATCGTTCGCAAGGTGGAGGTGCCCCTCGGCCTGCCCCTCCTGATCGGCGGCGTGCGCTCTGCCACGCTCCAGGTCATCGCCACCGCAACGCTCGCGGCCTACGTGGCCGATCTCGGTCTGGGCCGGTATCTCTTCTCGGGCTTGAAAACCCGCGACTATCCCGAGATGCTGGGCGGGTCGATACTCGTCATTGTTCTGGCTTTGGCTCTGGAGGGAATCTTCGCGCTGATCCAACGGTTCGTTGTACCAAGGGGTGTCTCCGGGCGCCTCGCCACAACTCCAACGCTTCGCACCGGCAGCCCCACAGCCGCACGGTGACACATCTACCGAAACATCGGTACCTGAGGAAGGACAACAGCATGTTCACAATCACACGAGGCCGGCTCGCGCTTGTCAGCGCGGTCGCGGTTGGGGCTGTCGTAGCCCTTGCAGGGTGCGCGTCCGGGGACCCGCTGGACGAGGGGAACAGTTCCGCCGACTCCGAGACACTCGTTGTCGGATCGCAGGATTACTACTCCAACGAGATCATCGCGGAGATCTACGCCCAAGCGCTGGAGAACGGTGGTTTCACGGTCGACCGCCAGTTCCGCATCGGACAGCGCGAGGCCTACCTCCCCGAGATCGAGGCAGGCTCGATCGACGTCTTCCCCGAGTACTCCGGCAGCCTGCTGCAGGCCCTCGAGGCCGACGCCGCCGGCGGCAGCCCCGACGAGGTCTACACGGCCCTCGAAGCCGCCCTACCCGACGGCTTGAGTGTGCTCGACCGGGCAGATGCGGCCGACCAGAACTCCTGGACCGTCACCCAGGCGTTCGCGGATGCCTACGGCCTCACGGATATCGCCTCGCTCACCGAGGTGACCGAACCGATCACCGTGGGCGGCAACTCCGAGCTGGAAACCCGGCCGTACGGGCCGACAGCGCTCAAGGAGAAGTACGGCATCGAGATCGCCGGTTTCACCCCGGTGGAGGACAGCGGCGGACCCCTGACCGTCAAGGCCCTCGTCGACAACAAGATCCAGCTGGCCAACATCTACACGGCGGATCCCAACATCGAGTCGAACAGCCTCGTCGCCCTCGATGATCCCGACAGCCTGTTCTTTCCTGACAACGTCGTGCCGCTCGTCTCCGACAAGGTCGACGGCTCGGCCGCTGACATCCTCAACGCGGTCAGTGCGGCCCTGGCCACCGACACCCTCGTGGGCCTGAACGCCCAGAGCGTGAACGACCAGGCCGCCGCCGACACCATCGCGACCGAGTGGCTGACCAATGAAGGCCTGATCTAGGCGCATCGCGCAAGCAGCGTCGCGTCAATATCGCCGCGCAACCCTAACGGCCCCGCCCTGTGGCGGGGCCGTTAGTCTGCCACGGATCAGGTCGTGACCAGCAGCACGGTGGGCAGCACCAGCAGACCGACCGTGGCCGCGATCACCCCGATCCGACCGACCGGGCCCAGCACCGTCCCCGCACCGATGAGCCGGTGTACGCGCGGTCCGACCATCTCGGCGGACCCATCGACCGGATGGTCCGGCCGGGGAAGTGTGCCGGGGCGGTTCGCGCCGAAGCCGGCATCCGCAAACCCGGCCGTCGCGAACGCCGTGCCCGGATCTTCGGTCAGGTGGGCGGTGCCGACAAGGGCGATCGCCGTAGCCAGCGTGCGGTCATCGACCTCCTGCCTAGCCCGGTCGTCGGCCAGCATCTCCACCAGCAAGGCCACAGCGTTCTCGGCACGATTGGCGATCGGGAACCAAGGCAGGGCGCTGTGCCAGGACTTGAAGGCGAGCAGCACCAGATGGTGTTGCTGGCGCAGATGCGCCCGCTCGTGAGCGACGACGCCGCGCAGCTGGTCGGGATCCAGAAGTTTCAGCAGCCCCCGCGACAATACCGTCGCCGAACGAGTGGCGCCGGGCAGGCAGTAGGCCACCGGCGCCGCATGATCGATCACCCTGGTGCCCGTGCTGTCGAACGGCAACGGGTCGCTGAGCAGGCCGATCAGAGTGTGGTGGCGTCGGCGCTCCCGCTCAGCGCGGATGAACGTGGCACTGAGGTTGAGTAGAAGATGGGTGGCCAGGATCACCGCCAGGCAGAGCGCCATCACGCCCGCCAGTGTGGCCCCGGCGGGCAGGGTGCCCGCCATGACGTACCCGGCGACCGCGCCGAGGGCGGACACGGGGGTGGCTCCGAACGGGATCAGGCCGAAGACCAGCAACGAGCCGATCATCGAGACACCGCCGGCCAGGGCGATCGACTGCCACAGGGCTAGGGCCAGGCCCGGCGCACGCGGCGGCCAGTCGGCCCCGGCGAGGAGGATCGGGACAGGCCAGGCCAGGACGACGGCGAGCACCATCAGGGTCAGTGCGGTGGTGAGCACCTGACCTACCGGTCCAGGGTGTGTGCGGGGGGCAGGGCTCTGGGAGCTCCTGCGCGTGGTCGCGTCACTCCGACGACGGACTGACGCTCTCGAGCAGGGCGCGCAGAGTTTGGGCCTCCTGCGGGCTGACGTTGCCGATGAAGCGGGCCAGAGTGGCGGTGCGATCGGTGGTGGTGCCCAGGACCTCATGCATCAGTTCGGCTGTGTGCTGCGCCCGCGAGCTCACAGCCGTGTATCCGTGCGGTCGACTGTCGCGGTCGCGGGTGACGAAACCCTTGTTCTCCAGGCGGGACAACACCGTGAGCACCGTCGTCGTCGCGAGCGGCTTCGCCCCGGTGGCCTCGGGGTTCAGCAGGGCGTCGCGCAACTCGTTGGCGGTCAGGGGAGTGCCGGCCGACCACAGCAGGTCCATCAACATTCTCTCGAGCACACCCAAACTTCCCATGCGCACCAGTTTATCAACGAAAGAGGTGTTTTCTACTGGCCGTAGAATAGTAGTCTTCTACGACACGTAGAAAACTCACGTCCCGGAGGACAAATGAACGAGTGGCTTGATCCGTTACTCCTGTCGAGGTGGCAGTTCGGTCTCACGACGATCTACCACTTCCTGTTCGTGCCACTCACCATCGGCCTGGTCACGACCGTGGCGATCTTCCAGACCGCCTGGTACCGCACCAACAAGGCCAAGTACCTGCAGCTCACCCACTTCTTCGGCAAGATCTTCCTGATCAACTTCGCCATGGGAGTCGTGACGGGCATCGTGCAAGAATTCCAGTTCGGCATGAACTGGTCGGACTACTCCAGGTTCGTCGGTGACGTCTTCGGCGCCCCTCTGGCCTTCGAGGGCATCACGGCGTTCTTCCTCGAGGCCACCTTCATCGGTCTGTGGATCTTCGGCTGGGACAAGCTGCCCAAGGGGCTGCACCTGGCCACCATCTGGCTCACCACCGTGGGAAGCATCGCGTCGGCCTACTTCATCATCGCCGCCAACGCGTTCATGCAGAACCCGGTCGCCTACCAGATCAACGAGGTCAAGGGCCGGGCAGAGCTGACCAGCATCGGCGAGCTGCTCACCAACCCGATCGCCCTCGCGGCGTTCCCGCACACGATTTTCGCCTGCTTCATGGTCTCCGCCGGCCTGATCATCTCGGTGGCGGCCTGGCATCTCTCCCGCAACCAGCACCTCGAGACCATGCGGCCCGCGCTCAAGTTCGGGCTGTGGATGATGGTCATCGCCGGGGCGCTCACCACCCTGATGGGCGACCAGCTGAGCCTGGCCATGGTTCAGGCCCAGCCGATGAAGATGGCTGCGGCCGAGGCCATGTACAACACGGCCACCGGCGCCAATGCGTCCTTCTCGATCTTCACCCTCGGCACCCCGGACGGCGTCAGCGAACTGTTCTCGATTCGCATCCCCTACCTGCTGTCGTTCCTGTCCACGCACACCTTCGACGGCACCGTGGAGGGCATCAACAACCTGCAGGAGCAGTACGTGCAGCTGTACGGGCCCGGCGACTACGCACCGATCATCTGGGTGACCTACTGGTCGTTCCGCTGGATGATCGGACTCGGCATCGCGCACATCCTCGTCGCCGTCGCCGGCCTCTGGTTCACCCGCAAGGGCAAGAGCCCCCAGACCTGGATGTGGAAGATCGCGATCTGGTCGTTCCCGATGTCGCTGCTGGCCATGAGCGTCGGCTGGGTCTTCACCGAGATGGGCCGCCAACCCTGGCTGGTCTTCGGGTTGCTCAAGACCGCAGACGGGGTCTCGCCGAACGTCAGCGGGCTCGAGATCCTCATTTCCCTTATCGCCTTCACCCTGCTCTACGGCGCTCTGGCCGTGGTGGAGTTCCGCCTGATCCTCAAGGCTGTGCAGAAGGGACCGGACCCTGAGACGGTACCCGACCCGGTGTCCGGCGAAATCAAGCAAACGACCACGGTCTACTAGGAGCTCACGATGGAACTCAATATCCTGTGGTTCTGGATCATCGCCGCGATGTTCATCGGCTATTTCGTCCTGGACGGATTCGACTTCGGTGTGGGCATGTCCCTCCCGTTCCTCGGAAAGGACGACACGGACCGGCGCGTCCTGATCAACACCATCGGCCCGGTCTGGGACCTCAACGAGACCTGGGTCATCGTGGCGGGAGCGTCGCTGTTCGCGGCGTTCCCGGAGTGGTACGCCACCATGTTCAGCGGGTTCTACCTGGCGCTGCTGCTGATCCTGCTGGCCTTGATCGCCCGCGGTGTTTCCTTCGAGTACCGGCACCAGCGCCCGGAACTGAAGTGGAAGAAGTCCTTCGACGCCATGATCGTCGTCGGGTCCGCCGTTCCGGCCCTGCTCTGGGGAGTCGCGTTCGGCAACGTCGTGCGCGGCGTGCCGTTGGACGCTGACTTCAACTACATCGGCAGCTTCTTCGACTTGCTGAACCCTTACGCGCTGCTGGCCGGCCTCACCACGATGCTGCTCTTCTTCACCCACGGCGTGATCTTCGTCTCCACCAAGACCGAGGGCGACATCCGGGTGCGTGCCCGCTCGCTCGCGATCAAGTCGGGACTGGTGACCATCGTCGTCGCGGCGTCGTTCCTGGTGTGGACGACGCTGGCCTACGGCACTCTCGCCTCCGGCATCCTCGCCGCGGTCGCGGCCGTGACCCTGATCGCCGGCTACCTGGCGAACCTGCGCGGAAACGAGCGCACGGCGTTCTCTCTGATGGCCGTGACCATCGGGTTCGCTGTGCTCACCCTGTTCGCGTCGCTGTTCCCCGACGTGATGCCGGCCAGCAACGATGTGGCCAACAGCCTCACCATCGAGAACGCCTCGTCGACGCCGTACACACTGCAGGTGATGAGTTGGACCGCTCTGATCGCGGCTCCGGTGATCATCGGCTACCAGGGCTGGACGTACTGGGTGTTCCGCAAGCGAATCAGCCGGTCCCACATCGAAGCCGCAACACACTAGGCCGCCGTACACTACAACGGATGCGTCCCCTCGATCCGCGACTTCTCACCCACGCCTCCGCAGCGCGGTGGTTCCTTCTCGTCGGTGCGGTTCTGGGCCTGGCCCAGACCCTCACGGTCGTGGCCTTCGCCTGGTTCCTCAGCCAGAGCATCACCCTGGCGGTCGGAGGCTCCGCGCTGGAATCGATCGCCGGCACCGTGGCCGCACTGGCCGCGGTGGTGATCCTGCGTGCCGTCCTGGTCTGGTTGGTGGAAGTCGCCGCCACTCGCGGGGCAGCGGCCGTGAAGAGCCAGCTCCGCACCGCGGTGCTCGCCCGGCTGGCCGAGCGTGGCCCCGACTGGCTGGCCGGTCAGCAGTCCGCCCGGGTGGCGACAGTGGTCACGAGTGGGCTGGACGCGCTCGACAACTACTTCGCGAGGTACCTGCCGCAGCTGCTGCTGACGGCGATCGCCACCCCGATCCTGGTGCTCGTGATGCTCTGGCAGGACCCCGCCAGCGGCATCACGGTCATCATCGTGCTGCCGCTGATCCCCGTGTTCATGATTCTGATCGGGCAGGCCACGCAGGTCGTGCAACGCCAGCAGTGGGATGCCCTGCAGCGTCTGTCGGCCGGTTTTCTCGACGTCGTCGGTGGCCTGGCCACCCTTAAGATCTTCGGTAGGGACCGCCGCCAGACGGCACGCCTGGCCAGCCTCACCGACGAGTACCGGGGCCGCACCATGAAGGTGTTGCGGGTGTCGTTCCTCAGCGGGTTCGCGCTGGAGCTCGCCGGGAGCCTCTCGGTGGCCCTGATCGCCGTTTCCATCGGGTTGAGGCTCGTCGACGGCTCGCTGCTGCTCGGCGTCGGACTGTTCGTCTTACTCCTGGCACCTGAGGCGTTCCTGCCGATACGCCAGGTCGGCGCGCAATTCCATGCCGCGGCCGATGGCCTCGCCGCGGCCGAGGAGGTGTTCGCCATCCTCGACGATGACGAACAGCCCGACCGAAACAATCAGCCGGGACACAACGAACTGCCGGGCCAGCACGTGCCGGCCGGTCGTGGTGACCGGATACAGGCCGCGGCTCCTACCGGGCCTCCGACCACACTCAGTCTGGACGCGGTCACCGTCAGGCGCGGCGACGCCGCAATCATCGACCGCCTCAGTGCCGATTTCGCGGCCGGCCAGCTCAGCGTGCTGCGCGGACCCAGCGGAGCGGGAAAATCCACCCTGATCGGCGCCATCCAGGGTTTCGTCCCGTACGACGGCAAGGTTCTGCTCGGGCCCGTGACCGTGATGCCGGACGACGACCGGGATTGGCTCGCCTGGGCCGGTCAGCGCCCCGGCCTGTTCTCTGGCACTGTCTCCAGCAACGTCGCCCTGGGCGCAAGCGTCACCGACGACGCCCTGGTCAGAACCGCACTCGGCTGGGCCGGTGCCGGAGACCTGGATCCCGAGCTTCGCCTGGGCGTGAACGGGGCCGGGCTGTCCGGCGGTCAATCCCAGAGGGTCGCCGCGGCCAGGGCGATCTACCGCTCGGTCGCCCTGAACTGTGCGGTCCTGGTGCTCGACGAGCCGAGTTCCGCCCTCGACGCGGATGCGGAGAATGCCCTCATCGACGGTCTCCGCACGCTGGCCGGCCAGGGCCGCGTCGTGATCGTCGTCAGTCATCGACCGGCCTTCGTCGTCGCCGCGGACCACGTCGTCCATCTGAACGAGGTCGCCCATGTCTGATCGTCGTTCTCCCGTCACGCTCGGTGTCTCCCCGGCCACCCGGTCGGTGCTCAGGCTCGCCCAACCACCGGCGCGCCGCAGCCTGCCCGGCCTCGCGGCGGGAGTGGCCAGCGCCGCCAGCGCCGTGGCCCTCCTCGCCTGCTCGGCCTGGCTGATCACCCGCGCCGCCGAGATGCCGCCGATCCTGTTCCTCGGCCTGGCCGTCGTGGGCGTGCGCGCCTTCGCCCTCTCCCGTGCGGCGTTCCGCTACCTGGAGCGACTGCTCAGCCACGATGCGGCATTCCGCCAACTCGGCGCCCTTCGGCTGGGCATCTTCGCCCGACTGCTGCCCCTGGCCCCCGCCGGGCTCTCCGGCACCCGCAGGGGCGACCTGCTCACCCGACTGGTGAGGGATGTCGACGACCTGCAGGACCTGCCGCTGCGTGTCGTCCAACCCCTGGCAACCTCCGGCCTGGTGGCCGTGCTCAGCGTGATCGGGGTCTGGTGGGTCCTTCCGGCGGCTGGGCTGACCCTGGCACTCTGCCTGATCGTCGCCGGTGTCGTCGGCACCCTCGCGACGGCCGCGCTGTCGGCCCGCTCTGAGCGCGCCCTGGCGCCGCTTCGGGGCGCCCTCGCCGACGAGGTCCTCGAGGTGGTCGAGAACCTCGACGTGCTCACCGCCTTCGGCGCCCTCGAGGCGAGGTTGACTGCCCTCTCCGTGGTGGAGGACAGACTCCGCAGGGCTTCGCTCCGCAGTTCCACGGGAGCCGGAGTGCAGGCCGCCGTGATCTCACTGTGCGCCGGCGCCGCGACCGTCCTCGCGCTCATCGCGGCAATCCCGACCCTGGGCACCGGCGGCTTCTCCGGCCCCGCTCTTGCCGTGGTCGTGCTGGTTCCGATGGCCGTGTTCGAAGTCTTCGCCATGATCCCGCCGGCCATCAGCGCCTGGCGCCAGGTCCGCTCCAGCGCCGAACGGGTCGCGACGGCAGTGCCCGAGCAGATTCCCGCGGAGATCCCGGCGGCGGGTGTCGTGCTCCGCGAGGATTCGAAGTCGGCTGCGGTCGGGGACCAGGGGGCGCTCCAGCCGGGCCGAGCGCTGATCGAATTGACCGGGTTGGGCGCCAGCTGGCCGGGCGCGGATCGGCCCGCGCTGGCCGGGGTGACCCTGCGGCTGGACGCGGGGGACCGCGTGCACCTGGCCGGGGCCAGCGGCGCCGGCAAGACCACCCTCGCGCAGACACTGGTGCGCTTCCTCGACTACACGGGGTCGTACCGGATCAACGGTGTGGAAGCCCGGGAGCTGGCACCGTCCGATCTCCGGCGGGTCGTGGGCCTGTGCGAGCAGCGGCCGTGGCTGTTCGACGACACCGTGCGGCAGAACCTGCTGTTCGCGCGGGACACCGCCACCGACGCTGACCTGCTCGAGGTGCTCGCGCGCGTCGGGCTGGCCGACTGGGTCCGCCGGCGCGGCGGTTTGGATGCCAGGGTGGGTGAACGTGGGGCACTCGTCTCCGGCGGTCAGGCCCAGCGGATAGCACTGGCCAGGGCGCTGCTCGCCGACTTCCCGGTTCTCATCGTCGATGAGCCGACGGCCAACGTGGATACCGGTCTGGGCGACACGCTCGTTCGCGACATCCTGTCGGCCTCGGCCGACGCGGGACGTGCCGTGCTTCTCATCTCGCACACCCCGGTTCCGGCCGGGCTGATCACCAGCACGTACACCCTCTCCGCCGGGTCAGGACTGCAGCGCGACGCTACTCCGGGGGGAGCTCTCGTTCCATGAACCTGGCCTCGCGACGCTTGAGCCACCGTTTGACCAGGACCACGACCACGCCGAACGCCGCGATCGCGCCGACGAAGAGATAGCCGGCAAAGTGCAGCTGGTCTGAAATGCTGCGATACCCCTCGGCCGCGGCGGCGCCGACACTCACGTAGGCCAGGGTCCACAGAACGCAGGCGGGCACCGTCCAGGTCAGGAAGGTGCGATAGCGCATGGTGCTCATACCGACGGTGAGCGGGATGACCGAGTGCAACACCGGCAGGAACCGCGACAGGAACACGGCGATACCGCCGCGTCTGGCGAGGTAGCGCTCCGCCGCTGCCCAGTTCTTCTCACCGATCCGCCGGCCCAACCAGCTCCGGCGTATCCACGGGCCGAACCGGCGGCCCAGGTAGAAGCCGATGCTCTCACCGGCCAGGGCGCCCAGGATGACCGTCAGCACCAGGGCGACGTATTCGACGGGGTCCTCTACCGCGGTGCTGGCGACGATCACGATGGTGTCGCCGGGGACGACCAAACCGATCAGCACCGACGTCTCCAGGAGCATGCCCAATCCAGCCAGCAGGGTGCGCACGACGGGGTCGACGGCGCTCACGGCGTCCAGGATCCAGTTGAGTACGTCGTTCACCTCGCCAGCCTAAAGCGTGTTTGCGGCCCCGTGTTGTGCGCCGCGTCGGCGGTCCTGGCCCGTGTTCTGGGCACTGGCGGCGACCGGCCGCGCCGCAGGACACTGAACGGTGACCGACTTTGGCAACCCCGGCACGTCCCGGCACGTGACCAACGGGCTCCAACCGCGCCAGGTCCTGCACCTGTTGTGGGCCGTTCCCGTCGCCATTCTCCTGTGCCTGCCGGCAGCCGTCCTCGCTGGGATATCGTGGTGCGGGATCAGCGGCTGCAGCGGCGGCGGCTACGGGCTCGACACGAGCGATGCGGGCCTGGCCGTCCAAGCCTGTGTCTTCGCCGCCGTGGTCATGGGCCTCCCATTCGCCCTCATCCCGTGGCTGAAGCCGCGCACTGTGAGGATTGTTCTCGCC encodes the following:
- a CDS encoding ABC transporter permease yields the protein MTWVLANLGLIWARTLDHVVLSLPPILLCFVIAVPLGWLARRYRVSRGIILTGAGLLYAVPSLPLIFVLPAVIGTSLLSPVNVIIALTLYGIALMVRVVSDGLDSVDVDVRQSASAVGYSTWSRFWQVELPLAGPVLLAGMRVVAVSTVSLVTVGAVIGVQSLGSLFTDGFQRGIQAEIIAGLIATVSLALLFDGALVLAGRVLMPWTRRITPAKPSTPVEVSAA
- a CDS encoding ABC transporter permease: MNLFASAIDWILDPANYVGLNAIPLRIGQHLVFSLVTVLIASAIAIPLGYLIGHTGRGRELAVSTSGGLRAIPTLGLLTLVALWVGIGVVAPYVALTVLAIPPILAGAYTGFEAIDRRTVDAARAVGMSELQIVRKVEVPLGLPLLIGGVRSATLQVIATATLAAYVADLGLGRYLFSGLKTRDYPEMLGGSILVIVLALALEGIFALIQRFVVPRGVSGRLATTPTLRTGSPTAAR
- a CDS encoding ABC transporter substrate-binding protein — translated: MFTITRGRLALVSAVAVGAVVALAGCASGDPLDEGNSSADSETLVVGSQDYYSNEIIAEIYAQALENGGFTVDRQFRIGQREAYLPEIEAGSIDVFPEYSGSLLQALEADAAGGSPDEVYTALEAALPDGLSVLDRADAADQNSWTVTQAFADAYGLTDIASLTEVTEPITVGGNSELETRPYGPTALKEKYGIEIAGFTPVEDSGGPLTVKALVDNKIQLANIYTADPNIESNSLVALDDPDSLFFPDNVVPLVSDKVDGSAADILNAVSAALATDTLVGLNAQSVNDQAAADTIATEWLTNEGLI
- a CDS encoding M56 family metallopeptidase codes for the protein MLTTALTLMVLAVVLAWPVPILLAGADWPPRAPGLALALWQSIALAGGVSMIGSLLVFGLIPFGATPVSALGAVAGYVMAGTLPAGATLAGVMALCLAVILATHLLLNLSATFIRAERERRRHHTLIGLLSDPLPFDSTGTRVIDHAAPVAYCLPGATRSATVLSRGLLKLLDPDQLRGVVAHERAHLRQQHHLVLLAFKSWHSALPWFPIANRAENAVALLVEMLADDRARQEVDDRTLATAIALVGTAHLTEDPGTAFATAGFADAGFGANRPGTLPRPDHPVDGSAEMVGPRVHRLIGAGTVLGPVGRIGVIAATVGLLVLPTVLLVTT
- a CDS encoding BlaI/MecI/CopY family transcriptional regulator → MGSLGVLERMLMDLLWSAGTPLTANELRDALLNPEATGAKPLATTTVLTVLSRLENKGFVTRDRDSRPHGYTAVSSRAQHTAELMHEVLGTTTDRTATLARFIGNVSPQEAQTLRALLESVSPSSE
- a CDS encoding cytochrome ubiquinol oxidase subunit I, which produces MNEWLDPLLLSRWQFGLTTIYHFLFVPLTIGLVTTVAIFQTAWYRTNKAKYLQLTHFFGKIFLINFAMGVVTGIVQEFQFGMNWSDYSRFVGDVFGAPLAFEGITAFFLEATFIGLWIFGWDKLPKGLHLATIWLTTVGSIASAYFIIAANAFMQNPVAYQINEVKGRAELTSIGELLTNPIALAAFPHTIFACFMVSAGLIISVAAWHLSRNQHLETMRPALKFGLWMMVIAGALTTLMGDQLSLAMVQAQPMKMAAAEAMYNTATGANASFSIFTLGTPDGVSELFSIRIPYLLSFLSTHTFDGTVEGINNLQEQYVQLYGPGDYAPIIWVTYWSFRWMIGLGIAHILVAVAGLWFTRKGKSPQTWMWKIAIWSFPMSLLAMSVGWVFTEMGRQPWLVFGLLKTADGVSPNVSGLEILISLIAFTLLYGALAVVEFRLILKAVQKGPDPETVPDPVSGEIKQTTTVY
- the cydB gene encoding cytochrome d ubiquinol oxidase subunit II, with protein sequence MELNILWFWIIAAMFIGYFVLDGFDFGVGMSLPFLGKDDTDRRVLINTIGPVWDLNETWVIVAGASLFAAFPEWYATMFSGFYLALLLILLALIARGVSFEYRHQRPELKWKKSFDAMIVVGSAVPALLWGVAFGNVVRGVPLDADFNYIGSFFDLLNPYALLAGLTTMLLFFTHGVIFVSTKTEGDIRVRARSLAIKSGLVTIVVAASFLVWTTLAYGTLASGILAAVAAVTLIAGYLANLRGNERTAFSLMAVTIGFAVLTLFASLFPDVMPASNDVANSLTIENASSTPYTLQVMSWTALIAAPVIIGYQGWTYWVFRKRISRSHIEAATH
- the cydD gene encoding thiol reductant ABC exporter subunit CydD, which encodes MRPLDPRLLTHASAARWFLLVGAVLGLAQTLTVVAFAWFLSQSITLAVGGSALESIAGTVAALAAVVILRAVLVWLVEVAATRGAAAVKSQLRTAVLARLAERGPDWLAGQQSARVATVVTSGLDALDNYFARYLPQLLLTAIATPILVLVMLWQDPASGITVIIVLPLIPVFMILIGQATQVVQRQQWDALQRLSAGFLDVVGGLATLKIFGRDRRQTARLASLTDEYRGRTMKVLRVSFLSGFALELAGSLSVALIAVSIGLRLVDGSLLLGVGLFVLLLAPEAFLPIRQVGAQFHAAADGLAAAEEVFAILDDDEQPDRNNQPGHNELPGQHVPAGRGDRIQAAAPTGPPTTLSLDAVTVRRGDAAIIDRLSADFAAGQLSVLRGPSGAGKSTLIGAIQGFVPYDGKVLLGPVTVMPDDDRDWLAWAGQRPGLFSGTVSSNVALGASVTDDALVRTALGWAGAGDLDPELRLGVNGAGLSGGQSQRVAAARAIYRSVALNCAVLVLDEPSSALDADAENALIDGLRTLAGQGRVVIVVSHRPAFVVAADHVVHLNEVAHV
- the cydC gene encoding thiol reductant ABC exporter subunit CydC; its protein translation is MSDRRSPVTLGVSPATRSVLRLAQPPARRSLPGLAAGVASAASAVALLACSAWLITRAAEMPPILFLGLAVVGVRAFALSRAAFRYLERLLSHDAAFRQLGALRLGIFARLLPLAPAGLSGTRRGDLLTRLVRDVDDLQDLPLRVVQPLATSGLVAVLSVIGVWWVLPAAGLTLALCLIVAGVVGTLATAALSARSERALAPLRGALADEVLEVVENLDVLTAFGALEARLTALSVVEDRLRRASLRSSTGAGVQAAVISLCAGAATVLALIAAIPTLGTGGFSGPALAVVVLVPMAVFEVFAMIPPAISAWRQVRSSAERVATAVPEQIPAEIPAAGVVLREDSKSAAVGDQGALQPGRALIELTGLGASWPGADRPALAGVTLRLDAGDRVHLAGASGAGKTTLAQTLVRFLDYTGSYRINGVEARELAPSDLRRVVGLCEQRPWLFDDTVRQNLLFARDTATDADLLEVLARVGLADWVRRRGGLDARVGERGALVSGGQAQRIALARALLADFPVLIVDEPTANVDTGLGDTLVRDILSASADAGRAVLLISHTPVPAGLITSTYTLSAGSGLQRDATPGGALVP
- a CDS encoding DedA family protein, whose amino-acid sequence is MNDVLNWILDAVSAVDPVVRTLLAGLGMLLETSVLIGLVVPGDTIVIVASTAVEDPVEYVALVLTVILGALAGESIGFYLGRRFGPWIRRSWLGRRIGEKNWAAAERYLARRGGIAVFLSRFLPVLHSVIPLTVGMSTMRYRTFLTWTVPACVLWTLAYVSVGAAAAEGYRSISDQLHFAGYLFVGAIAAFGVVVVLVKRWLKRREARFMERELPPE